A portion of the Adhaeribacter radiodurans genome contains these proteins:
- a CDS encoding ABC transporter ATP-binding protein, translating into MSILKIVGVSKKYASHQALQDITFDIPTGRIFGLLGPNGAGKTSLIRIITQITGADTGQIFFKDELLHPNHIRSMGYLPEERGLYKKMKVGEQLLYLAQLKGLSKAEATDKIKKWVDKLEIRSWLGKPIEDLSKGMQQKVQFTATVMHQPELIILDEPFSGFDPINANVIKDEILALREAGSTIIFSTHRMESVEELCDDIALINRSRMILNGPVKEIKNTYKTNTYLVEGTGRLLILSPDFKVVEQQQNGNYFRGVIQLLHGVSPNHLLRYLIERVEVHALREQIPSINDIFIKQVKENQDA; encoded by the coding sequence TTGAGTATACTCAAAATTGTAGGAGTAAGTAAAAAATACGCCTCCCACCAAGCTCTCCAAGATATTACCTTCGATATTCCCACCGGACGCATCTTTGGTTTATTAGGTCCTAACGGAGCCGGTAAAACATCGCTTATCCGGATTATTACTCAAATTACGGGTGCTGATACTGGCCAGATTTTTTTTAAAGATGAATTGCTGCATCCCAACCATATTCGATCGATGGGCTACTTGCCCGAAGAAAGGGGATTATACAAAAAAATGAAGGTAGGAGAGCAACTGCTTTATCTGGCCCAACTAAAAGGATTATCAAAAGCGGAAGCTACGGATAAGATAAAAAAATGGGTAGATAAACTGGAAATTCGTTCGTGGTTAGGTAAACCCATAGAAGACTTATCGAAAGGTATGCAGCAAAAAGTGCAGTTTACTGCAACGGTTATGCACCAGCCTGAACTTATCATTCTCGACGAACCTTTCTCGGGATTTGACCCGATTAATGCCAATGTTATTAAAGATGAAATTTTAGCGCTCCGGGAGGCAGGTTCTACTATTATTTTCTCTACGCACCGCATGGAATCAGTAGAAGAACTGTGCGATGATATTGCCTTAATTAATCGGTCGCGCATGATTTTAAATGGCCCGGTGAAAGAAATTAAAAACACCTATAAAACCAATACTTATCTGGTAGAAGGAACCGGCCGATTGCTTATTTTATCCCCTGATTTTAAAGTAGTGGAGCAACAACAAAACGGTAATTATTTCCGGGGAGTGATTCAGTTATTGCACGGTGTGTCACCCAACCACTTATTACGATATTTAATCGAGCGGGTAGAAGTACACGCTTTACGAGAGCAAATTCCAAGTATTAACGACATATTTATCAAACAGGTAAAAGAAAATCAGGATGCATAA
- a CDS encoding ABC transporter permease, whose protein sequence is MHKIWLIIQREYLVRVRKKSFIIMTLLGPILLASIMVVPIWLASVSDTTNTIEVLDESGLFVNAFKDTNETKYIPVSGSLETHKTAFLQTNYTALLYIPKLNLDKPEGIRLYSKTNLGISKQLQLENILKKEIETLKFKQSGIDREVLEKMKTNVSINTTNLTDNGEQNNNAMVTTAAGYVGAFLIYMFIFIYGVQIMRGVIEEKTNRIVEVIISSVKPFQLMAGKIIGIAAVGLTQFLLWIILSAAVTTVVSSRFEVDRFSDARISETLKESKDPAKAKEMNNIVSALDSLNVPLLLGCFVFYFLGGYLLYGALFGAVGSAVDNETDTQQFMLPITIPLVLSFIVAQTVIIKNPDGPVAFWMSMIPFTSPIAMMLRLPFGVPYWQILLSMFFLILGFVFTTWIAARIYRVGILLYGKKPTYKELSKWLFY, encoded by the coding sequence ATGCATAAAATCTGGCTTATTATTCAACGGGAGTACTTGGTGCGGGTGCGCAAGAAAAGCTTTATTATCATGACCTTACTTGGTCCCATTTTATTGGCCTCAATTATGGTGGTGCCTATTTGGTTGGCCAGTGTTTCGGATACTACCAATACCATTGAAGTGCTCGACGAGAGTGGCCTTTTCGTAAACGCTTTTAAAGATACCAACGAAACCAAATACATTCCGGTAAGTGGATCTTTGGAAACTCATAAAACAGCTTTTCTGCAAACCAATTATACCGCTCTGCTTTACATTCCGAAGTTAAATTTAGATAAACCCGAAGGTATTCGGTTATACTCCAAAACTAATTTGGGTATTAGCAAGCAATTGCAACTGGAGAATATTCTAAAAAAAGAGATTGAAACTCTAAAATTCAAACAATCTGGCATTGACCGGGAAGTGTTGGAAAAAATGAAAACGAATGTCAGCATTAATACTACTAACCTTACCGATAACGGCGAGCAAAATAATAATGCTATGGTTACTACTGCTGCTGGTTATGTGGGGGCATTTCTGATTTATATGTTTATTTTTATTTACGGAGTACAGATTATGCGGGGAGTAATTGAAGAGAAAACCAATCGCATTGTAGAAGTAATTATCTCGTCGGTGAAGCCCTTTCAGTTGATGGCCGGTAAAATTATTGGGATTGCGGCTGTTGGGCTTACCCAATTTTTGCTTTGGATTATATTGTCGGCCGCTGTTACTACGGTGGTTTCTTCCCGGTTTGAGGTTGACCGGTTTTCGGATGCCCGCATTTCGGAAACTTTAAAAGAAAGCAAAGATCCGGCAAAAGCCAAAGAAATGAACAACATAGTAAGTGCCCTGGACAGCCTGAACGTGCCTTTGTTACTCGGTTGTTTTGTTTTTTACTTTTTAGGGGGATATTTACTTTATGGGGCCCTATTTGGAGCAGTAGGCTCGGCCGTAGATAACGAAACAGATACGCAACAGTTTATGTTGCCCATTACCATCCCACTGGTTTTATCCTTTATTGTGGCGCAAACGGTAATAATCAAAAACCCGGACGGGCCGGTTGCTTTCTGGATGTCTATGATTCCGTTTACTTCGCCTATTGCCATGATGCTTCGTTTGCCTTTTGGGGTACCTTATTGGCAAATTCTGTTGTCTATGTTTTTTTTAATACTGGGTTTTGTTTTTACGACGTGGATAGCCGCCCGTATTTACCGGGTCGGAATTTTGTTGTACGGGAAAAAGCCTACCTACAAAGAATTATCGAAGTGGTTATTTTATTAA
- a CDS encoding HesB/IscA family protein gives MVTTTLNKIAPITITPRALTEVKIIMQDKNVPAEYGLRVGVQGGGCSGMSYLLGFDKKKDSDEAYEVDGVLVIMDKKHGMYVIGMEIDFQDGLNARGFTFNNPQATSTCGCGSSFSS, from the coding sequence ATGGTAACTACCACTCTAAATAAAATAGCTCCCATTACTATTACTCCTCGGGCTTTAACCGAAGTTAAAATTATTATGCAGGATAAAAACGTACCCGCCGAATATGGGTTACGCGTAGGAGTACAAGGCGGTGGTTGTTCTGGTATGTCTTATTTGCTGGGTTTTGATAAAAAGAAAGATAGCGACGAAGCCTACGAAGTGGATGGCGTACTTGTTATAATGGATAAGAAACACGGTATGTACGTTATAGGGATGGAAATTGACTTTCAGGATGGCCTGAATGCCCGGGGTTTTACCTTTAACAATCCGCAGGCAACGAGTACCTGTGGCTGCGGCAGTTCATTCTCCTCTTAA
- a CDS encoding DUF7935 family protein — protein sequence MQDYLIDLLKIVLPAGLVLVGMYLVIKSYLDKETQRRVLELRMKNTEVVLPIRLQAYERIGLLLERIAPSNLLIRVSPAGQNATEFQYTLLAEIRSEFSHNASQQIYMSEVAWQHVKQAKEDVVTMVNKAFHELPENAKGTDLAKRILESVIADNNEPTAVALSFIKQEINQVF from the coding sequence ATGCAAGATTACCTTATCGATTTGCTAAAAATTGTGTTGCCCGCTGGCCTGGTACTCGTAGGCATGTACCTGGTAATTAAATCTTATCTTGATAAAGAAACTCAGCGCCGGGTTTTAGAATTACGCATGAAAAACACCGAGGTAGTTTTACCTATCCGCCTACAAGCCTACGAACGAATTGGTTTGTTATTAGAGCGAATTGCTCCCAGTAATTTACTTATTCGGGTAAGCCCGGCCGGGCAGAATGCAACGGAGTTTCAATACACGCTTTTAGCCGAAATCCGGAGTGAGTTTAGTCATAACGCTTCGCAACAAATATACATGAGCGAAGTTGCCTGGCAGCACGTAAAACAAGCCAAAGAAGATGTGGTTACCATGGTAAATAAAGCCTTCCACGAGTTACCCGAAAATGCCAAAGGAACTGATCTGGCTAAGCGGATTTTGGAATCGGTAATTGCAGATAATAACGAACCCACCGCTGTGGCACTAAGCTTTATTAAACAGGAAATAAATCAGGTGTTTTAA
- a CDS encoding bestrophin family protein: MINYNPKDWFTFIFRITRADTFRKLLPLMLAVSVYSAAIAYFELNYININDSQNLRNVGMMHNVLGFVISLLLVFRTNTAYDRWWEGRKIWGGLTNSSRNLAIKISSFLKEEADKQFFRKMIPNYAFALKNLLRENEDYHELDPVLDLKLEKHVPNQIAAAIYQHVNALYSQNKISDAQLWILNEEVKSLTEHCGACERIKNTPIPFTYSVFIKKFVFFYVMTLPFGWVFSVGYYIVPVVVLILYALASLELIAEEIENPFGSDANDLPIDQICLNIRKHVGELI; encoded by the coding sequence GTGATTAATTACAACCCCAAAGACTGGTTTACCTTTATTTTCCGGATAACGCGGGCCGATACTTTCCGGAAGTTGCTGCCTTTAATGCTGGCAGTAAGTGTTTATTCAGCGGCCATTGCTTATTTTGAGTTAAATTATATTAACATCAACGATTCTCAGAATCTTCGGAATGTGGGAATGATGCATAATGTGCTGGGTTTTGTTATTTCGTTGTTATTGGTTTTCCGGACGAATACCGCTTACGACCGCTGGTGGGAAGGACGCAAGATTTGGGGAGGTTTAACAAACAGTTCGCGAAATTTAGCAATAAAAATTTCTTCTTTTTTGAAAGAAGAAGCAGATAAGCAGTTTTTCCGGAAAATGATTCCGAATTATGCCTTTGCTTTAAAAAATTTACTGCGTGAAAACGAAGATTACCATGAGTTAGATCCGGTTTTAGATTTAAAGCTGGAGAAACACGTACCTAATCAAATTGCTGCCGCTATTTACCAACATGTAAATGCCCTGTATTCCCAAAACAAAATCTCTGATGCTCAATTATGGATTTTAAACGAAGAAGTAAAGTCCTTAACCGAGCATTGCGGAGCTTGTGAACGTATTAAGAATACGCCTATACCATTTACGTATAGTGTGTTTATCAAGAAATTCGTTTTTTTCTACGTCATGACTTTGCCCTTTGGTTGGGTGTTTAGCGTGGGTTATTACATAGTGCCGGTAGTGGTATTAATTTTATATGCTCTGGCTAGTTTAGAGTTAATTGCCGAAGAAATTGAAAATCCGTTTGGCTCCGATGCCAATGATTTACCCATTGACCAAATTTGCTTAAACATCCGCAAACACGTTGGAGAATTAATATGA
- a CDS encoding aminotransferase class V-fold PLP-dependent enzyme, whose protein sequence is MTNKIYFTPGPSELYPTISAHMATAMANKIGSISHRSQQFKDIYAHAVTGLRQLLQLPANWDILFVSSANEVWERAIQNNVEKESFHLVNGSFSKRFYEISLELGRKATKHEAPFGQGFSIADLDVPKSTELIAVVQNETSSGASTPVADINLLRAKVNSEALIYVDAVSSAPYPEFDFNLIDSTYFSVQKGFGLPAGLGIWLVNDRCVAKAVALKSKGLSIGSFHSIPSLLSKARTYQNPETPNVLAIYLLGKVLEEMNHHGAATIRQETETKAKLIYDYLATSQNFDIAVAEPTHRSQTTIIANTKVSSAEVIKKLAPFDMVIGSGYGNYKDTQIRIANFPAHSLAQVQALVYKLQELFN, encoded by the coding sequence ATGACTAACAAAATTTACTTTACGCCAGGGCCTTCTGAGTTATACCCAACTATATCCGCTCACATGGCTACGGCTATGGCAAACAAAATTGGTTCTATTTCGCACCGGAGCCAGCAGTTTAAAGATATTTACGCGCACGCCGTAACCGGTTTACGCCAATTGCTGCAACTACCTGCTAACTGGGATATTTTGTTTGTTTCTTCGGCGAATGAAGTTTGGGAACGGGCTATCCAGAATAATGTGGAAAAAGAAAGTTTTCATTTGGTAAACGGGTCTTTCTCTAAACGTTTTTACGAAATCTCGCTCGAACTAGGCCGGAAAGCAACCAAGCACGAAGCTCCTTTTGGCCAAGGTTTTAGTATTGCTGACCTGGATGTTCCCAAATCAACTGAATTAATAGCGGTAGTACAAAACGAAACCAGTTCGGGTGCAAGTACCCCAGTGGCTGATATTAATTTGTTACGGGCTAAAGTAAATTCAGAAGCTTTAATTTACGTAGATGCGGTTTCGTCGGCTCCTTACCCGGAGTTTGATTTTAACCTGATTGATTCTACTTATTTTTCGGTGCAGAAAGGTTTTGGTTTACCGGCCGGCTTAGGTATTTGGCTAGTAAATGATCGTTGCGTGGCTAAGGCAGTAGCATTAAAAAGTAAAGGTTTGTCTATCGGTTCGTTTCACAGTATTCCGAGCTTACTCAGCAAAGCGCGCACCTATCAAAATCCGGAAACACCAAACGTTCTGGCCATTTACTTGCTCGGTAAAGTTTTAGAAGAAATGAATCATCATGGGGCAGCTACCATAAGGCAAGAAACGGAAACTAAAGCTAAATTAATTTACGATTATCTGGCCACCAGTCAGAACTTTGATATTGCTGTAGCTGAACCAACACACCGGTCGCAAACTACTATTATTGCCAACACCAAAGTATCGTCGGCGGAAGTAATAAAAAAATTAGCTCCTTTTGATATGGTAATTGGCAGTGGTTACGGTAACTATAAAGATACCCAAATCCGGATTGCTAATTTTCCAGCGCATTCCCTGGCGCAAGTGCAAGCTTTAGTTTATAAATTACAAGAGTTATTTAATTAA
- the serA gene encoding phosphoglycerate dehydrogenase: MIKDKFFIIDFDSTFTQVEALDELGEISLKDDENKEQILAEIKNLTNSAMDGRSSFTEGLTQRLILLKANKKHLNPLIATLKTKVSDSIRRNKDFFTAFADQILIVSSGFKEFITPIVTEYGIKEENIYANTFRYDENGNIIGFDQENVLCHDKGKIKLLENLALQGDVYVLGDGYTDYEIKEAGLANKFYAFTENVVRDAVVAKAEHIAPSFDEFLYQNKLPMAISYPKNRISVLLLENIHPEAVRLFKQEGYQVEIMNTALNEEQLCEKVKNVSILGIRSKTHVTQKVIESANKLMAVGAFCIGTNQIDLKACAKAGIAAFNAPYSNTRSVVELAIGEIIMLSRNIPTKSEKMHQGKWDKSAHNSFEVRGKKLGIVGYGNIGSQLSVLAEAMGMEVYYYDIVEKLQLGNAKKCTSLKQLLSIADIITLHVDGRASNKDFFGPAEFEAMKDGVIFLNLSRGHLVDIASLVKNIKSGKIIGAAVDVFPHEPANNAEEFVSELRGLANVILTPHIGGSTSEAQANIANFVPNRIMEYINTGNTYQSVNFPNIQLPELKNAHRLIHVHDNVPGVLANINNVLANHHVNILGQYLKTNENIGYVITDIDKAYDKNLIGDLRNIQNTIKFRVLY; this comes from the coding sequence ATGATCAAAGACAAATTCTTCATAATAGATTTCGATAGTACATTTACTCAGGTTGAAGCCCTAGATGAGTTAGGAGAAATTTCGCTGAAAGACGATGAAAATAAAGAGCAGATTCTGGCAGAAATTAAAAACCTGACCAATAGTGCTATGGATGGTCGCAGTTCTTTTACCGAAGGACTAACCCAACGTTTGATTTTACTAAAAGCGAACAAAAAGCACTTAAACCCGCTCATTGCCACGCTAAAAACGAAAGTATCAGACTCTATTCGCCGCAATAAAGATTTTTTTACTGCCTTTGCCGATCAGATTCTGATTGTATCAAGCGGTTTTAAAGAATTTATAACTCCTATTGTTACCGAGTACGGCATTAAAGAAGAAAATATTTATGCCAATACTTTCCGTTACGACGAGAATGGTAATATCATAGGCTTCGACCAGGAGAACGTGCTGTGCCACGACAAAGGTAAAATTAAGCTGCTGGAAAATCTGGCCCTACAAGGCGACGTGTACGTGCTGGGAGATGGATACACCGATTACGAAATTAAAGAAGCTGGTTTAGCTAATAAATTTTACGCTTTCACCGAAAACGTAGTTCGTGATGCGGTAGTGGCTAAAGCGGAACACATTGCCCCTAGCTTCGACGAATTCTTGTATCAAAATAAATTACCAATGGCCATTTCGTATCCTAAAAACCGGATTAGCGTGTTACTTTTGGAGAATATTCACCCGGAAGCAGTTCGTTTGTTTAAGCAGGAAGGCTATCAGGTGGAAATTATGAATACCGCTTTAAACGAAGAACAACTTTGTGAAAAAGTAAAAAATGTATCCATCTTAGGTATCCGGTCAAAAACCCACGTTACGCAAAAAGTAATTGAGAGTGCGAATAAATTAATGGCGGTAGGAGCTTTTTGTATTGGTACCAACCAAATCGACCTGAAAGCCTGCGCCAAAGCGGGTATTGCGGCCTTTAATGCCCCGTATAGCAACACCCGAAGTGTGGTAGAACTAGCCATTGGCGAAATAATCATGCTCTCCCGGAATATACCTACCAAAAGCGAAAAAATGCACCAGGGCAAATGGGATAAATCGGCGCATAATAGCTTTGAAGTACGGGGTAAAAAGTTAGGTATTGTGGGTTACGGCAATATTGGCTCGCAATTATCTGTTCTGGCCGAAGCTATGGGCATGGAAGTGTATTACTACGACATCGTTGAAAAACTACAACTGGGTAATGCTAAAAAATGCACTTCGTTAAAGCAACTCCTTAGCATAGCCGATATTATAACCCTGCACGTAGATGGTCGGGCCAGCAACAAAGATTTCTTTGGACCGGCCGAGTTTGAAGCCATGAAAGACGGCGTTATTTTCCTGAACTTAAGCCGTGGCCATTTGGTAGATATTGCAAGCTTGGTAAAAAATATTAAATCCGGTAAAATTATCGGGGCTGCTGTGGATGTATTCCCGCATGAGCCGGCGAACAACGCTGAGGAATTTGTGAGCGAACTGCGCGGTTTAGCCAATGTAATTTTAACGCCCCACATTGGCGGCAGCACTTCCGAAGCCCAGGCTAATATTGCGAACTTCGTTCCGAACCGCATTATGGAGTACATTAACACCGGTAATACCTATCAAAGCGTTAATTTCCCGAATATTCAATTGCCGGAGTTAAAAAATGCGCATCGTTTAATTCACGTACACGATAACGTTCCGGGGGTATTAGCTAATATTAATAATGTGCTGGCAAACCACCACGTTAATATTTTAGGCCAGTACTTAAAAACAAACGAAAATATTGGCTACGTAATCACCGATATCGATAAAGCTTACGACAAAAACCTGATCGGCGACCTGCGGAATATTCAGAATACGATCAAATTCCGAGTGCTTTATTAA